One Astyanax mexicanus isolate ESR-SI-001 chromosome 3, AstMex3_surface, whole genome shotgun sequence genomic region harbors:
- the LOC125799295 gene encoding GTPase IMAP family member 4-like, translating into MALHVGTELRIVLFGKTGVGKSSAGNTILGSIQFHTELGSSSVTRRCQKQSSTVGGRTVRVVDTPDFFFNTYEEDLRSEIEKSVILSSPGVHAFLFILKPTTFTKQEADMMLLFEQSYGEEAFNHTVILFTHGDQLNNSQIQTLISQNQMLENLVNLCGGRFHLLNNKDPDNRQQVTELLQKIDHMVSENESRCYTLEMLQEAERKAEQQRERIVEEQCQEKERKEREHQMNLERVRRETEERVRKEEIKNMAKEEEMRPESADLRNVDIKKHFWEICAILMCYQLKSKRF; encoded by the exons ATGGCTCTCCATGTTGGAACTGAACTCCGGATCGTGTTGTTTGGAAAAACCGGAGTAGGAAAAAGCTCAGCCGGGAACACCATCTTAGGATCGATCCAGTTTCACACAGAACTCGGTTCTTCATCAGTTACCAGACGCTGTCAGAAACAGAGTTCTACTGTTGGGGGGAGAACAGTGAGGGTTGTAGACACTCCAGATTTTTTCTTTAACACTTATGAAGAAGATCTGAGATCAGAGATAGAGAAAAGTGTGATTCTGTCTTCTCCAGGAGTCCATGCCTTCCTCTTCATACTGAAACCCACCACCTTTACCAAGCAAGAGGCAGATATGATGCTGCTGTTTGAGCAGAGTTATGGAGAGGAAGCGTTTAACCACACTGTAATCCTCTTCACACACGGAGATCAGCTGAATAACTCACAGATACAAACACTGATCTCACAGAACCAGATGTTAGAGAATCTGgtaaatctctgtggaggaagATTTCATCTACTCAATAATAAAGATCCAGATAACAGACAGCAGGTGACTGAGCTTCTGCAGAAGATAGATCACATGGTGTCTGAGAATGAGAGCAGATGCTACACACTGGAGATGCTGCAAGAGGCTGAGAGGAAAGCAGAACAGCAGAGAGAAAGGATTGTAGAAGAGCAAtgccaagagaaagagagaaaagagagagaacaccAGATGAATTTGGAGAGAGtgaggagagagacagaggaacgTGTGCGCAAGGAGGAAATTAAAAATATGGCCAAAGAAGAGGAGATGAGGCCAGAGAGTGCAGACCTTAGGAATGTAGACATTAAGAAACATTTTTGGGAGATATGTGCTATTTTGATGTGCTATCAATTGAAGTCCAAGC GATTTTGA